From the genome of Uranotaenia lowii strain MFRU-FL chromosome 1, ASM2978415v1, whole genome shotgun sequence, one region includes:
- the LOC129746499 gene encoding nuclear hormone receptor HR96-like → MAEMGAENSDKSIDDNSSVEGKMAPGSAGSGQPKICSVCGDKALGYNFNAMTCESCKAFFRRNALSTKGFTCPFSESCEITVVTRRFCQKCRLDKCFQIGMKKEYIMSEEDKALKRKKIEQNRAKKRISTVEVGKSIEGNVPMKIKREGSDSDCWSNSPSDILTLDLAQHPGSVGGSQSLSISGGSSSMYNGMSSPNDMSNSPSSSSAASCHNMIQNNHENQPTVERDLLSAISVLVPQASASGDSGTESQQLPALSLESSPSEIVNRIVNHPTLASQTIASLMPTPKDAVYIMSKIINSQCDALKLISHFITAPGDALQIISKIMNSPLDALTVFAQFMSSPTDALQIIGKIMSSPADVLQFMQQLMNQPEDAVQIMNKFMNAPAEALQMINRMMNHSDVIQTIKEAADTSQRDDEEDHLKSLMVDPQPVPPTSTPIPESSSASPSSTSHCEIPGPQQSHPLLFETHQFLQIPPTPEEPSTLSTNLDFFLSSPFQDIESKPILPNTLEAILEQAIRLEYEGGSSSTSSTGGLQHQLHHHHHHHSQQQQQLQHSQQLPASSAVGFVNNSIELNDAERAKLNELIVANKALYAPVDEDLATLISDDCRIKSNQNQPDPKLLTVINLTAIAIRRLIKMSKKISAFKNMCQEDQLALLKAGCTEMMILRSAMQYDCDRATWKIPHSQEEMSNIRADVLKLAKGNVYQEHERFIRTFDQKWRSDENIILIMCAITLFSPDRPKTVHSDVIKLEQNSYYYLLRRYLESIYVGCEARSVFLKLMQKISELHRLNDEIISVYLDVNPAQVEPLLREIFDLKVLS, encoded by the exons ATGGCAGAAATGGGTGCCGAAAATTCGGATAAGTCCATCGATGATAATTCGTCAGTCGAAGGCAAAATGGCTCCAGGATCGGCGGGTAGCGGACAACCAAAAATCTGCAGCGTTTGTGGGGATAAGGCTTTGGGGTATAACTTCAACGCAATGACCTGCGAGAGCTGCAAGGCTTTCTTTCGACGTAATGCGTTGTCCACTAAAGGATTTACCTGCCCGTTTAGTGAGAGTTGTGAGATTACGGTTGTGACGAGGAGATTTTGCCAGAAGTGTCGATTAGACAAGTGTTTCCAGATAGGCATGAAGAAGGAGTACATCATGTCGGAAGAAGATAAAGCATTGAAGCGTAAAAAGATCGAGCAAAACCGGGCCAAGAAACGGATTAGTACTGTGGAAGTTGGCAAGTCAATTGAAGGCAACGTGCCAATGAAGATTAAGCGCGAGGGAAGCGATTCGGATTGCTGGAGCAATTCTCCATCGGATATACTGACTTTGGATTTGGCACAGCACCCAGGATCTGTGGGAGGTTCGCAGAGTTTATCCATTTCAGGTGGAAGTAGTTCTATGTATAACGGAATGTCTTCACCAAATGATATGAGTAACTCtccttcttcatcttctgctgcATCCTGCcacaatatgattcaaaataatcaCGAAAATCAACCAACAGTGGAAAGGGATCTCTTATCAGCTATATCTGTATTAGTTCCTCAAGCCAGCGCCAGTGGAGACTCCGGTACAGAGTCTCAACAATTGCCTGCACTTTCGCTGGAATCCAGTCCGTCCGAAATTGTGAATCGGATCGTAAATCACCCAACGCTGGCCAGTCAAACGATTGCCTCGCTCATGCCAACACCCAAAGACGCCGTCTACATCATGTCAAAGATAATCAATTCCCAATGCGATGCCCTCAAGCTGATATCGCACTTCATCACTGCTCCTGGCGATGCATTGCAAATTATCAGCAAGATTATGAATTCCCCATTGGATGCCCTCACGGTATTTGCACAATTCATGAGCTCTCCAACGGATGCCCTACAGATCATTGGTAAAATCATGAGCTCTCCCGCAGACGTTCTTCAATTCATGCAACAGCTGATGAACCAACCAGAGGATGCTGTCCAAATTATGAACAAATTCATGAATGCACCGGCAGAAGCTCTCCAAATGATCAACAGGATGATGAATCACTCAGATGTCATCCAAACCATCAAAGAAGCAGCCGACACTTCTCAGCGGGACGACGAAGAAGATCATCTTAAATCCTTGATGGTAGACCCCCAGCCAGTGCCTCCTACTTCAACTCCGATCCCAGAAAGTTCGTCTGCTTCCCCATCGTCTACCTCACATTGTGAAATTCCTGGACCCCAACAATCTCATCCGCTACTCTTCGAAACGCACCAGTTCCTACAAATCCCACCAACTCCGGAAGAACCATCAACCCTGTCTACGAACCTGGACTTTTTCCTATCGAGCCCGTTTCAAGACATTGAAAGCAAACCCATCCTCCCCAACACCTTGGAGGCAATTCTGGAACAAGCTATCCGCCTGGAATACGAAGGTGGAAGCTCTTCAACATCTTCGACGGGTGGCCTGCAGCATCAGctgcatcatcatcaccatcaccactcgcagcagcagcaacagcttcAGCACTCGCAACAGCTTCCAGCCTCGTCGGCGGTCGGATTCGTGAACAACAGTATCGAGCTGAACGATGCCGAACGGGCCAAACTGAACGAGCTGATCGTGGCTAACAAGGCGCTCTATGCACCGGTCGACGAAGATCTGGCCACGCTCATTTCCGATGACTGTCGGATAAAG tcTAACCAAAACCAGCCCGATCCGAAACTGCTGACGGTTATAAATCTGACGGCCATCGCCATCCGGCGGCTGATCAAAATGTCCAAGAAGATAAGCGCCTTCAAGAACATGTGCCAGGAGGATCAGCTGGCACTGCTCAAGGCTGGCTGCACGGAGATGATGATCCTACGGTCGGCTATGCAGTACGATTGCGATCGGGCCACTTGGAAG ATTCCCCACAGCCAGGAGGAGATGTCCAACATCCGGGCCGATGTGCTAAAACTGGCCAAAGGAAACGTGTACCAGGAGCACGAACGGTTCATTCGCACCTTCGACCAGAAGTGGCGATCGGACGAAAACATAATCCTGATCATGTGTGCCATAACGCTGTTCTCCCCGGACCGACCTAAAACAGTCCACTCCGATGTTATAAAACTGGAACAG AACTCGTACTACTACCTGCTACGGCGGTACCTGGAAAGCATCTACGTGGGCTGCGAGGCCCGCTCGGTGTTTCTCAAACTGATGCAGAAAATCTCCGAACTGCACCGTTTGAATGACGAAATCATCAGTGTTTATCTGGACGTGAATCCGGCCCAGGTGGAACCGCTGCTGCGAGAGATCTTTGACCTGAAGGTGCTTTCCTAA